In Montipora foliosa isolate CH-2021 chromosome 13, ASM3666993v2, whole genome shotgun sequence, one DNA window encodes the following:
- the LOC137983742 gene encoding tenascin-N-like isoform X2, giving the protein METWNVTDEFECQLKCIGNDTCKSFNIHLPVGDKVIQICELNNKTHQMKPSQFKKKIGSTYYVSLKISCVDLADTQSRQTQSGHCHPGYSGKHCTVAKGSHPGEPGLSCKDIKKTTNARKNGEYWIDPKGTGHPFKVYCDMTTEGGGWLLVLNVVTGSSPPSQLSVVTSYRGISDYHSNKMVITKSAMKEMYGDMKFDQLRFHCSKRQGRTFHVVTAANSSGNAVVQYFRGQTDVRPGSCGSFEKMADDNSFMAGNCTQWHSEKWSIDLNSFGQYGWSDEERLYNHAAWVYGLYHWTLLDRPFTGQNNRFECDDFLKEVSHGDFWKVFIR; this is encoded by the exons ATGGAAACTTGGAACGTTACAGATGAATTTGAATGCCAGCTGAAATGCATCGGAAATGACACCTGCAAATCTTTTAATATTCATCTTCCTGTGGGCGACAAAGTCATCCAAATTTGCGAGCTGAACAACAAAACACATCAAATGAAACCAAGTCAGTTTAAAAAGAAGATTGGATCAACCTACTATGTTTCTCTTAAG ATCTCCTGTGTCGACTTAGCGGACACTCAAAGTAGACAAACACAGAGCGGGCATTGTCATCCGGGATACTCAGGAAAGCATTGTACTG TTGCGAAAGGCTCGCATCCTGGCGAGCCTGGTTTGTCCTGTAAGGATATCAAGAAAACCACCAATGCGAGGAAAAATGGGGAGTACTGGATTGATCCCAAGGGCACAGGACACCCATTCAAAGTGTACTGTGACATGACAACTGAAGGAG GAGGCTGGCTTTTGGTTTTGAACGTCGTAACCGGTTCATCTCCTCCCAGTCAGCTATCTGTTGTGACGTCATATCGTGGAATAAGTGATTACCATAGCAACAAGATGGTGATCACAAAAAGCGCGATGAAGGAAATGTACGGTGACATGAAATTTGATCAACTACGATTCCACTGCAGCAAACGACAGGGGCGCACGTTCCACGTTGTCACGGCCGCTAACAGCTCTGGGAATGCTGTAGTCCAGTACTTTAGGGGTCAGACGGATGTTAGGCCAGGTTCATGTGGCTCGTTTGAAAAAATGGCTGATGACAACTCCTTCATGGCAGGCAATTGTACGCAATGGCATTCAGAAAAGTGGTCGATCGATTTGAATAGTTTTGGCCAGTATGGATGGAGCGACGAGGAGAGATTATACAATCACGCTGCCTGGGTGTATGGATTGTACCACTGGACACTTTTGGACAGACCTTTTACGGGTCAAAACAACCGGTTTGAATGCGATGATTTTCTGAAAGAAGTGTCTCATGGTGATTTTTGGAAAGTCTTTATTCGTTAG
- the LOC137983742 gene encoding tenascin-N-like isoform X1 — METWNVTDEFECQLKCIGNDTCKSFNIHLPVGDKVIQICELNNKTHQMKPSQFKKKIGSTYYVSLKISCVDLADTQSRQTQSGHCHPGYSGKHCTVKVAKGSHPGEPGLSCKDIKKTTNARKNGEYWIDPKGTGHPFKVYCDMTTEGGGWLLVLNVVTGSSPPSQLSVVTSYRGISDYHSNKMVITKSAMKEMYGDMKFDQLRFHCSKRQGRTFHVVTAANSSGNAVVQYFRGQTDVRPGSCGSFEKMADDNSFMAGNCTQWHSEKWSIDLNSFGQYGWSDEERLYNHAAWVYGLYHWTLLDRPFTGQNNRFECDDFLKEVSHGDFWKVFIR; from the exons ATGGAAACTTGGAACGTTACAGATGAATTTGAATGCCAGCTGAAATGCATCGGAAATGACACCTGCAAATCTTTTAATATTCATCTTCCTGTGGGCGACAAAGTCATCCAAATTTGCGAGCTGAACAACAAAACACATCAAATGAAACCAAGTCAGTTTAAAAAGAAGATTGGATCAACCTACTATGTTTCTCTTAAG ATCTCCTGTGTCGACTTAGCGGACACTCAAAGTAGACAAACACAGAGCGGGCATTGTCATCCGGGATACTCAGGAAAGCATTGTACTG TTAAAGTTGCGAAAGGCTCGCATCCTGGCGAGCCTGGTTTGTCCTGTAAGGATATCAAGAAAACCACCAATGCGAGGAAAAATGGGGAGTACTGGATTGATCCCAAGGGCACAGGACACCCATTCAAAGTGTACTGTGACATGACAACTGAAGGAG GAGGCTGGCTTTTGGTTTTGAACGTCGTAACCGGTTCATCTCCTCCCAGTCAGCTATCTGTTGTGACGTCATATCGTGGAATAAGTGATTACCATAGCAACAAGATGGTGATCACAAAAAGCGCGATGAAGGAAATGTACGGTGACATGAAATTTGATCAACTACGATTCCACTGCAGCAAACGACAGGGGCGCACGTTCCACGTTGTCACGGCCGCTAACAGCTCTGGGAATGCTGTAGTCCAGTACTTTAGGGGTCAGACGGATGTTAGGCCAGGTTCATGTGGCTCGTTTGAAAAAATGGCTGATGACAACTCCTTCATGGCAGGCAATTGTACGCAATGGCATTCAGAAAAGTGGTCGATCGATTTGAATAGTTTTGGCCAGTATGGATGGAGCGACGAGGAGAGATTATACAATCACGCTGCCTGGGTGTATGGATTGTACCACTGGACACTTTTGGACAGACCTTTTACGGGTCAAAACAACCGGTTTGAATGCGATGATTTTCTGAAAGAAGTGTCTCATGGTGATTTTTGGAAAGTCTTTATTCGTTAG